A stretch of the Pseudochaenichthys georgianus unplaced genomic scaffold, fPseGeo1.2 scaffold_1099_arrow_ctg1, whole genome shotgun sequence genome encodes the following:
- the LOC139433171 gene encoding putative uncharacterized protein DDB_G0292636 — MSTLSGRLSDRVDMDRVDKDRVDKGRVDNDRVDKDRVNKDRVDNDRVDNDRVDKDRVDNDRVDKDRVDKDRVDNDRVDKGRVDKDRVDKGRVDNDRMDKDRVDKDRVDNDRVDKGRVDKDRVDKDRVDKGRVDNDRVEKDRVEKDRVDKDRVDKDRVDIGRVDKGRVDNGRVDKDRVDICGYY, encoded by the coding sequence ATGTCCACCCTGTCAGGAAGGCTTTCTGACAGGGTGGACATGGACAGGGTGGACAAGGACAGGGTGGACAAGGGCAGGGTCGACAATGACAGGGTGGACAAGGACAGGGTGAATAAGGACAGGGTCGACAATGACAGGGTGGACAATGACAGGGTGGATAAGGACAGGGTCGACAATGACAGGGTGGACAAGGACAGGGTGGATAAGGACAGGGTGGACAATGACAGGGTGGACAAGGGCAGGGTGGACAAGGACAGGGTGGACAAGGGCAGGGTGGACAATGACAGGATGGACAAGGACAGGGTGGATAAGGACAGGGTGGACAATGACAGGGTGGACAAGGGCAGGGTGGACAAGGACAGGGTGGACAAGGACAGGGTGGACAAGGGCAGGGTGGACAATGACAGGGTGGAAAAGGACAGGGTGGAGAAGGACAGGGTGGACAAGGACAGGGTGGACAAGGACAGGGTGGACATTGGCAGGGTGGACAAGGGCAGGGTGGACAATGGCAGGGTGGACAAGGACAGGGTGGACATTTGTGGCTACTATTAG